A region from the Rhodopseudomonas julia genome encodes:
- a CDS encoding GntR family transcriptional regulator, which yields MSRIQRVVAPVRGQAEEFLRRAIEKGDLLPGHRLIEREICETLEVSRPLVREALRALESDGLVRPLPRGGIAVTVLTAEEAMQIYVVRREVEGLAASLFASTAGEKERVELQRIISDLHTTFAADDTEGLLDAKNRFYAALSVGSGNKVLQEMLRNLHGRIRLLRGTSLSRPGRTAQMVGELSEIADALLQKDAVRARHLTEAHIDNALRAAQEALQDTVAAAG from the coding sequence GTGAGCAGAATCCAGCGCGTCGTCGCTCCCGTTCGGGGACAGGCGGAGGAGTTTCTCCGTCGAGCGATCGAAAAGGGTGACTTGCTGCCAGGTCATCGGCTGATCGAACGAGAGATCTGTGAAACCCTCGAAGTGAGCCGTCCGTTGGTTCGCGAAGCGCTCCGAGCGCTGGAGTCAGATGGACTTGTGCGCCCGCTCCCGCGCGGCGGGATTGCCGTAACCGTGCTGACGGCGGAAGAGGCGATGCAGATCTACGTGGTTCGACGAGAGGTCGAGGGGTTGGCGGCCTCGCTTTTTGCTTCAACTGCGGGCGAGAAAGAGCGCGTGGAACTGCAGCGCATCATCTCAGACCTGCACACCACATTCGCTGCGGACGATACCGAAGGGCTTCTCGACGCCAAGAACCGCTTCTATGCGGCACTCTCTGTAGGATCTGGAAACAAGGTGTTGCAGGAAATGCTACGCAACCTGCACGGCCGCATCCGGCTCTTGCGCGGGACGTCGCTGTCACGTCCGGGACGGACGGCACAGATGGTGGGCGAGCTTTCCGAAATTGCCGATGCGCTTTTGCAGAAGGATGCCGTGAGAGCCCGGCACCTTACGGAAGCGCATATCGACAACGCCTTGAGGGCGGCGCAAGAGGCACTCCAGGATACCGTCGCCGCCGCCGGATAG
- a CDS encoding alpha/beta hydrolase codes for MPTAQESAIVRDHEWQYNPRVSTEDVEAYHSRAEVLSEEARSSQPDYLADVSYGEGNDETVDIFPAGPGTPLHLFLHGGYWRGRDKRDYSFLAQPFVRSGISLVIANYSLCPRVELREIVEQTTRCLAALPSLAEKVDADKTRITASGHSAGAHLLACALATSEGPTPGGLAAAALISGIYELQPVLEITVNEAIRLRPEQVASVSPLRMRPRTDVALDIIVGSAESPGWIAQSALFAEHCQKAGASAEFHVEPGANHFSIMERYNNERELLFERLRKLALVA; via the coding sequence ATGCCGACAGCCCAGGAGAGCGCAATCGTTCGAGACCACGAATGGCAATACAACCCCCGCGTCTCGACAGAGGACGTGGAGGCTTACCATTCGCGCGCCGAAGTTCTGAGCGAAGAGGCACGTAGCAGCCAGCCCGATTATCTCGCCGACGTTTCCTATGGCGAGGGGAATGACGAAACGGTCGACATCTTCCCGGCCGGTCCAGGTACTCCTCTTCACCTCTTCCTGCACGGCGGCTATTGGCGCGGACGTGACAAGCGCGACTACAGCTTTCTCGCACAGCCCTTTGTTCGCTCTGGCATCTCCCTCGTCATCGCCAATTACAGCCTCTGCCCAAGGGTGGAGCTGCGGGAGATCGTCGAACAAACGACGAGATGCCTCGCGGCTCTGCCGTCCCTTGCCGAGAAGGTCGACGCCGACAAGACCCGCATCACCGCCTCAGGCCACAGCGCCGGAGCCCACCTTCTCGCCTGCGCGCTGGCCACATCGGAAGGCCCTACGCCCGGAGGTCTTGCGGCGGCGGCGCTGATAAGCGGCATCTATGAACTCCAACCGGTACTTGAGATCACCGTCAACGAGGCGATCCGGCTGCGCCCCGAACAGGTCGCATCGGTCAGCCCGCTAAGAATGCGGCCAAGGACAGATGTCGCCCTCGACATCATCGTCGGAAGCGCTGAGAGCCCGGGCTGGATCGCACAATCGGCACTGTTCGCCGAACATTGTCAGAAGGCTGGTGCCAGCGCCGAATTCCACGTCGAGCCGGGCGCAAATCACTTCTCCATCATGGAGAGATACAACAACGAGCGCGAACTCCTCTTCGAACGCCTCCGAAAGCTCGCCCTCGTCGCCTGA
- a CDS encoding ABC transporter permease, translating into MSSAPSSPSTAATQSRPKSGQRKSVLSRDTMIRIITAVILIGAWEIFGRYGNPLLVAVPSDVLAATYALAADGELFTATAQSMSSFAVGFTIAAVLGVMIGVAMGLNRTTEIVLDPYINALYSMPLIALVPLLMLWVGVGFLSKVVIVALFSIFPVIINTLSGVRNVEKSYLDIGKAFGAGRWMTFRRIIMPSAVPYIASGMRLAVSRGIIAMVIAEFLTSIAGLGGLIINYTNQFETAKAFVPVFLLAIIGNILTFAVKWLEERLGSWR; encoded by the coding sequence ATGAGCTCGGCTCCCTCAAGCCCCTCAACGGCAGCGACGCAGTCGCGGCCGAAGTCCGGGCAGCGCAAATCGGTGCTGTCACGGGACACGATGATCAGGATCATCACCGCGGTGATCCTGATTGGTGCGTGGGAAATTTTCGGTCGCTACGGCAACCCCCTCTTGGTCGCCGTGCCCAGCGACGTTCTTGCCGCCACCTACGCACTCGCAGCCGATGGCGAACTATTCACCGCCACGGCGCAATCCATGTCGAGTTTTGCCGTTGGCTTCACGATCGCAGCTGTGCTTGGCGTGATGATTGGCGTCGCAATGGGACTGAATCGGACGACGGAGATCGTCCTCGATCCTTACATCAACGCGCTCTACTCGATGCCACTCATCGCGCTCGTTCCTTTGCTCATGCTCTGGGTCGGCGTCGGCTTTCTGTCGAAAGTGGTGATCGTCGCGCTCTTCTCGATTTTTCCCGTGATCATCAACACCTTGTCGGGCGTGCGCAACGTCGAGAAGAGTTACCTCGACATCGGCAAGGCGTTTGGAGCGGGGCGCTGGATGACCTTCCGTCGAATCATCATGCCCTCCGCGGTGCCCTACATCGCCTCAGGAATGCGCCTCGCTGTGAGTCGCGGCATCATCGCGATGGTCATTGCGGAGTTTCTGACGTCGATCGCCGGGCTCGGCGGTCTGATCATCAACTACACCAACCAGTTCGAGACGGCGAAGGCGTTCGTCCCGGTCTTCCTCCTGGCCATTATCGGCAACATCCTGACCTTCGCCGTCAAATGGCTGGAGGAGCGTCTCGGCTCGTGGCGGTAG
- a CDS encoding ABC transporter substrate-binding protein: MKYTLGWARSLALSATLAAGFMGATAANAADTVRLTLPAKMFLNLVEFVAQDKGFYTDQDLDVEFTHIADSSVPIRTLIAGSTDIIEAGMSETLVAAAKGAKVKTVGGVHNGLHYAFWVRPGAGVESIKDLPGKNVAISSPGSLPHVVTLALLHKAGVTDEQIDTINWVSFKGSSARLNAVISGSVDATVASFSPEVERSGKAELLSIVGKDLPDYVMIPWDTSDDMIENRRDVLKRFIKAELLAARFVFDNKDEALAVAKQHFDYSDEDLDAFYKFYTEGGIWDPNGLISDNAAEYMQQLNVDTGLQAEVLPADRVVDQSVTQEVLEDIGRYER; this comes from the coding sequence ATGAAATATACGCTCGGTTGGGCAAGGTCACTCGCCTTGTCCGCAACGCTCGCGGCGGGATTTATGGGAGCCACGGCGGCAAACGCAGCAGACACGGTTCGGCTGACCCTCCCCGCCAAGATGTTCTTGAACCTGGTCGAATTCGTCGCTCAGGATAAAGGCTTCTACACGGACCAGGATCTCGATGTGGAATTCACACATATCGCCGACAGCTCCGTCCCCATCCGCACGCTGATCGCCGGATCGACCGACATCATCGAGGCCGGCATGTCGGAGACCCTCGTTGCGGCGGCCAAGGGCGCCAAAGTCAAAACCGTCGGGGGCGTTCACAATGGCCTTCACTATGCCTTCTGGGTCCGGCCGGGAGCCGGGGTGGAGAGCATCAAAGACCTTCCGGGCAAGAACGTTGCTATTTCGAGCCCCGGATCACTGCCGCACGTCGTGACCCTCGCTTTGCTGCACAAAGCAGGAGTGACCGATGAGCAGATCGACACCATCAACTGGGTCTCGTTCAAAGGGTCGAGCGCACGACTTAATGCCGTGATTTCCGGCTCCGTCGACGCCACCGTCGCCTCGTTTTCGCCCGAGGTCGAACGCAGTGGCAAGGCCGAGCTTCTCTCCATCGTCGGCAAAGATCTGCCCGATTACGTCATGATCCCTTGGGACACCAGCGACGACATGATCGAGAACAGACGCGACGTCCTCAAACGCTTCATCAAGGCGGAACTGCTCGCGGCCCGCTTCGTCTTCGACAACAAGGATGAGGCGCTCGCCGTCGCCAAGCAGCATTTTGACTATTCCGACGAAGACCTTGATGCCTTCTACAAATTCTACACTGAAGGGGGCATCTGGGATCCGAACGGCCTGATCAGCGACAATGCGGCCGAATACATGCAGCAGCTGAACGTCGACACGGGCCTGCAAGCCGAAGTGCTGCCGGCCGATCGCGTCGTCGACCAATCGGTGACGCAAGAGGTCCTCGAGGACATTGGGCGCTACGAGCGCTGA
- the purH gene encoding bifunctional phosphoribosylaminoimidazolecarboxamide formyltransferase/IMP cyclohydrolase — MSVSSKKGSSGPERVVVKRALISLSDKTGAVEFAKALVAAGAEILSTGGTARALKEAGLPVKDVSEVTGFPEIMDGRVKTLHPAVHGGILAIRDDAEHQAAMQEHGIGPIDLVAINLYPFEETAAKSSDPLEIIENIDIGGPAMIRAAAKNAAFVAVVTDPADYRRVAEAVAAGGVDKTLRRELAAKAFARTGAYDAAISSWFAEQSETQFPERMVFAGTRASELRYGENPHQKAALYSTDKSKPGAANACLVNGKPLSYNNLSDADAAFQLAADLDPERPAIAIIKHANPCGVAIADTLAEAHAKALMCDPVSAYGGVVAANRQLDEAAAKAITALFTEVVIAPDADEEALKVLKAKANLRVLLTGSAMPATGMMVKSIAGGLLVQEIDAAQVKLADLKVVTKREPTEQELADLIFAFRICKHVKSNAIVYAKDGAAVGIGAGQMSRVDSARIAAWKAQEATRAAGLEDALTRGSVVASDAFFPFADGLLAAAEAGATAVIQPGGSLRDQEVIDAADEAGLAMVFTGLRHFRH; from the coding sequence ATGTCGGTTTCTTCCAAAAAGGGCTCTTCCGGTCCTGAACGCGTTGTCGTCAAGCGCGCCCTTATTTCCCTGTCCGATAAGACCGGAGCGGTCGAGTTCGCCAAGGCGCTCGTTGCAGCCGGCGCGGAAATCTTGTCGACCGGCGGCACGGCCCGGGCGCTCAAAGAGGCTGGACTGCCGGTCAAGGACGTGAGCGAGGTGACCGGTTTTCCGGAAATCATGGATGGGCGCGTAAAGACGCTGCATCCCGCAGTCCACGGCGGCATTCTTGCGATCCGCGACGACGCCGAGCACCAGGCCGCAATGCAGGAACATGGGATTGGGCCGATCGATCTCGTCGCGATCAACCTTTATCCGTTCGAAGAGACGGCTGCCAAGAGCAGCGACCCGCTCGAGATCATCGAAAATATCGACATCGGCGGACCCGCAATGATCCGCGCCGCGGCCAAGAACGCCGCTTTCGTCGCTGTCGTGACCGACCCGGCCGATTATCGGCGCGTCGCAGAAGCCGTTGCCGCCGGCGGCGTTGACAAGACACTACGCCGCGAGCTTGCCGCAAAAGCCTTTGCGCGCACCGGCGCCTATGACGCGGCCATCTCCAGCTGGTTCGCCGAGCAGTCGGAAACGCAGTTCCCGGAACGGATGGTGTTTGCTGGGACGCGCGCATCGGAGCTCCGCTACGGCGAAAACCCGCATCAGAAGGCGGCGCTTTATTCGACCGACAAGAGCAAGCCAGGTGCTGCGAATGCCTGCCTCGTCAACGGCAAGCCGCTTTCCTACAACAATTTGAGCGACGCTGACGCTGCCTTCCAGCTCGCCGCCGATCTCGACCCGGAAAGGCCGGCGATCGCCATCATCAAGCACGCCAATCCCTGTGGCGTCGCCATCGCCGACACGCTGGCGGAAGCTCATGCCAAAGCGCTGATGTGCGACCCAGTCTCCGCCTATGGCGGCGTCGTAGCCGCGAACCGGCAGCTCGACGAGGCGGCAGCCAAGGCCATCACAGCTCTCTTTACAGAGGTTGTCATCGCGCCTGACGCCGACGAGGAGGCGCTCAAAGTCCTCAAGGCGAAGGCCAATCTCCGGGTCCTCCTGACGGGCTCCGCCATGCCGGCGACAGGCATGATGGTGAAGTCGATTGCCGGCGGTCTTTTGGTCCAGGAGATCGACGCCGCGCAGGTCAAGCTGGCGGATCTCAAAGTGGTGACGAAACGCGAACCGACCGAACAGGAACTCGCCGATCTCATCTTCGCCTTCCGCATCTGCAAGCATGTGAAGTCGAATGCGATTGTCTATGCGAAGGACGGAGCCGCGGTCGGCATCGGCGCCGGCCAGATGAGCCGCGTCGATTCTGCCCGCATTGCCGCCTGGAAGGCGCAGGAAGCGACCCGCGCCGCCGGGCTCGAAGATGCCTTGACGCGCGGCTCCGTCGTCGCCTCGGATGCATTTTTCCCATTTGCTGACGGCCTTCTCGCAGCCGCGGAAGCCGGTGCAACGGCCGTGATTCAGCCGGGCGGATCACTGCGCGACCAGGAGGTGATCGACGCCGCCGACGAGGCAGGCCTTGCTATGGTGTTCACGGGGCTGCGCCACTTCCGGCATTGA
- a CDS encoding ABC transporter ATP-binding protein, translating into MAVLSIANLSKTFLDRRGNEVEALSGFDLTVQPGEFITVVGPSGCGKTTMLRIVQGLEDRSGGSIKLDEREITGPGPERGFVFQQYGLLPWMTASQNIAFALDARGVPRNEHEDRIANTLQTVGLSKFRNHYPRQMSGGMQQRVGIARALAIDPDILLLDEPFGALDALTREVLQEEMLTLSETMQKTVLFVTHSIDEAIMLADRVVVMSARPGRIENVIHVDIERPRAGRAEEIRESRKFAEYRRVLWDLLMEKKEAA; encoded by the coding sequence ATGGCCGTTCTTTCGATCGCGAACCTCTCCAAAACCTTTCTCGACCGCCGCGGCAACGAGGTGGAAGCCCTGTCCGGCTTCGATCTGACCGTACAGCCTGGCGAGTTCATCACCGTCGTGGGCCCCAGTGGCTGCGGAAAGACGACGATGCTGCGCATCGTACAGGGGCTGGAAGACCGCTCCGGCGGCTCGATCAAGCTGGACGAGCGCGAAATCACCGGACCGGGGCCGGAGCGCGGCTTTGTCTTCCAGCAATACGGTCTCCTGCCGTGGATGACCGCAAGCCAGAACATCGCCTTCGCCCTGGACGCACGTGGCGTTCCCCGCAATGAACACGAGGATCGGATCGCCAACACGTTGCAAACGGTCGGCCTTTCGAAGTTCCGCAATCACTATCCTCGTCAGATGTCTGGAGGCATGCAGCAGCGCGTCGGAATCGCCCGAGCGCTGGCGATCGACCCCGACATCCTCCTCCTCGACGAACCGTTCGGCGCCCTGGATGCTCTGACACGCGAAGTCCTTCAGGAAGAGATGCTGACCTTGTCTGAGACGATGCAGAAGACCGTTCTCTTCGTCACGCATTCGATCGACGAGGCAATCATGCTCGCTGACAGGGTCGTCGTCATGTCGGCGCGTCCGGGTCGCATCGAAAACGTCATCCACGTCGACATCGAACGGCCGCGTGCCGGACGCGCCGAAGAGATCCGCGAAAGCCGCAAATTCGCTGAATACAGACGTGTGCTCTGGGATCTGCTCATGGAAAAGAAAGAAGCCGCCTGA